One genomic window of Methyloceanibacter sp. wino2 includes the following:
- a CDS encoding HK97-gp10 family putative phage morphogenesis protein, with product MIAASVKGLEALRRRLAARGLEREVRKTLAGQAEAIRAEAARGAPGSLGGTLETLDESAGDRPLFAIGTRHRAARFLEFGTRKMRARPFLWPVFRARLPRVKQELTNTLRARWAKH from the coding sequence GTGATCGCGGCGAGTGTCAAAGGCCTCGAAGCCCTGCGCCGGCGCTTGGCGGCGAGGGGGCTCGAGCGAGAGGTTCGCAAGACCCTGGCCGGCCAGGCGGAGGCTATTCGAGCCGAGGCGGCGCGAGGCGCCCCCGGCAGTCTCGGCGGAACCCTCGAGACGCTCGACGAGAGCGCCGGCGACCGGCCGCTCTTCGCCATCGGGACGCGGCACAGGGCCGCGCGGTTCCTGGAATTCGGGACGCGGAAAATGCGCGCAAGGCCTTTTCTTTGGCCGGTTTTCCGCGCGCGTTTACCCCGCGTTAAGCAAGAACTCACAAATACTCTACGGGCGCGTTGGGCCAAGCACTGA
- a CDS encoding DUF3168 domain-containing protein, producing the protein MAAASWALQRSIYQTLSSATALTDRLGGDRIYSKAPQGQALPYITLGQTVTLDWSTGTEPGTEHDLTLHVWTRADSAEEVQEIMEAVRALLHDQPLSLDDHYLVNLRHEFAEARIDPDGETMHGIVRYRAVTEPQQQAAA; encoded by the coding sequence ATGGCAGCCGCGAGTTGGGCTCTCCAACGCAGCATTTATCAGACCCTTTCCAGCGCGACCGCTCTGACGGACCGGCTCGGCGGAGACCGGATTTACAGCAAGGCGCCGCAGGGTCAGGCGCTGCCCTACATCACGCTCGGTCAGACGGTGACCCTGGACTGGAGCACCGGCACCGAACCCGGCACCGAGCACGATCTGACACTCCATGTCTGGACCCGCGCGGACAGCGCCGAAGAGGTCCAAGAGATCATGGAGGCGGTGAGGGCGCTCCTGCACGATCAGCCGCTCAGCCTCGACGATCACTATCTGGTCAATCTGCGCCACGAGTTCGCCGAGGCGCGGATCGATCCGGACGGCGAGACCATGCACGGCATCGTGCGCTACCGCGCCGTGACGGAGCCGCAGCAGCAGGCCGCCGCGTAG
- a CDS encoding cation diffusion facilitator family transporter, protein MKFVAKLALASIAVGLLVLGLKWAAYLVTGSIALYSDALESVINVATAIAAFLAVRLSAVPPDANHPYGHQKVEYLSAVVEGVLIVVAALAILRKAYFGLMDPHPFSAPLPGLALNVFASVINAAWCFVLMRYGRRHRSPALVADAKHLLSDVITSVGVVAGVILVVLTGWTPLDSIVAALVALNILWWGWSLMRESVGGLMDEAVSNEILSDIRLVISREAEGAIEAHDLRTRTAGPTVFIDFHLVVPGSMSVEESHDICDRIEAALKEEMNHAVITIHVEPEDKAKMGSGVPVL, encoded by the coding sequence ATGAAATTCGTAGCCAAGCTCGCCCTCGCGAGCATCGCCGTTGGGCTTCTCGTCCTCGGGTTGAAATGGGCTGCCTACCTTGTGACCGGCAGCATCGCGCTTTACTCCGACGCGCTCGAAAGCGTGATCAATGTCGCCACGGCGATCGCGGCGTTCCTCGCCGTCCGCCTCAGCGCCGTGCCGCCGGATGCGAACCACCCTTACGGCCACCAAAAGGTCGAGTATCTGTCCGCCGTCGTCGAGGGCGTCCTGATCGTGGTCGCCGCGCTGGCCATCCTCCGGAAAGCCTATTTCGGCCTGATGGACCCGCATCCATTCTCGGCCCCGCTGCCGGGCCTTGCCCTGAACGTCTTCGCAAGCGTCATCAATGCCGCCTGGTGCTTCGTGCTCATGCGCTACGGGCGCCGGCATCGCTCGCCCGCGCTCGTGGCCGACGCCAAGCACCTGCTCTCCGACGTGATCACGTCGGTCGGCGTCGTGGCCGGCGTCATTCTCGTGGTGCTGACCGGCTGGACCCCGCTCGATTCGATCGTCGCCGCCCTCGTCGCCCTCAACATCCTGTGGTGGGGCTGGTCGCTCATGCGCGAGTCCGTGGGCGGCTTGATGGATGAAGCGGTCTCGAACGAGATCCTGTCCGATATTCGCCTCGTGATCTCGCGCGAAGCCGAAGGCGCGATCGAAGCCCACGATCTGCGGACGCGCACCGCGGGCCCCACGGTGTTCATCGACTTCCACCTTGTCGTTCCCGGCTCGATGAGCGTCGAGGAGTCTCACGACATCTGCGACCGCATCGAAGCCGCGCTCAAGGAAGAGATGAACCACGCGGTCATCACGATCCACGTCGAGCCGGAAGACAAAGCCAAAATGGGCTCAGGCGTGCCGGTCCTCTAG
- a CDS encoding ATP-binding protein — translation MGPKSLAFRLFVSAAAWVLVVIPIAAILLTSLYRQSIERNFDARLNVYMTSLIAASTAEGGDTPESPESLGAPIFDIPFSGWYWQIKALDGGQERPLFVSGSLLDQELDLPSKDDVPADETLTRRSYVTGPDDENLRIEEREIRPGHDGDTAYSYAVGGNAAEIDDDLAQFTTMLVLALVILGVGLTVATFFQVRFGLLPLRAIRHDLAAIRSGDAEKLEGELPDEIQPLQTELNALIQSNRDVVERARTHVGNLAHALKTPLSVISNEARAHDGALSGKVIEQAELMRTQITHHLDRARVAARSGVVGGVTEVEPTLMALKRALDRIYGEKGISLTVSIDPGLKFQGEKQDFEEMTGNLIDNACKWAKRSVTVTARRLSEDTLSVMVDDDGPGLTRAEREKAVQRGQRLDESKPGSGLGLSIVADLAHLYKGHFTLEDARDGGLSARLTLPAA, via the coding sequence ATGGGGCCGAAATCACTCGCCTTCCGACTGTTCGTCTCCGCCGCGGCATGGGTGCTCGTGGTGATTCCGATCGCCGCGATATTGCTGACGTCGCTCTACCGCCAGAGCATCGAACGCAATTTCGACGCGCGGCTCAACGTCTACATGACGAGCCTGATCGCGGCGAGCACGGCCGAAGGCGGCGATACGCCGGAATCGCCCGAGAGTCTCGGCGCCCCGATTTTCGATATTCCATTCTCCGGTTGGTACTGGCAGATCAAGGCTTTGGACGGTGGACAAGAACGTCCGCTGTTCGTGTCCGGCTCGCTCCTCGATCAAGAGCTGGACCTCCCGAGCAAGGACGACGTCCCTGCGGACGAGACGTTGACCCGGCGCAGCTATGTGACCGGTCCGGACGACGAGAACCTGCGCATCGAGGAGCGGGAGATCAGGCCGGGCCACGACGGTGACACGGCCTATTCCTACGCCGTCGGCGGTAATGCGGCGGAGATCGACGACGATCTCGCCCAATTCACGACGATGCTGGTGCTGGCGTTGGTCATTCTCGGCGTGGGCCTCACCGTCGCGACCTTCTTCCAGGTCCGGTTCGGGCTTCTGCCCTTACGCGCGATCCGCCACGACCTGGCGGCCATCCGCTCGGGCGACGCGGAGAAGCTGGAGGGGGAACTTCCCGACGAGATCCAGCCCCTGCAGACCGAACTCAACGCCCTCATTCAGTCCAATCGCGACGTGGTGGAGCGGGCCAGAACCCATGTGGGCAACCTGGCTCATGCGTTGAAGACGCCGCTCAGCGTCATCAGCAACGAAGCCCGCGCCCATGACGGGGCGCTCTCCGGCAAGGTCATCGAGCAGGCCGAACTCATGCGGACCCAGATCACGCACCATCTCGACCGGGCGCGGGTGGCCGCCCGTTCCGGGGTCGTCGGCGGTGTGACCGAGGTCGAGCCGACGCTGATGGCTTTGAAACGAGCGCTGGACCGCATCTATGGGGAGAAGGGGATTTCCCTGACCGTCTCCATCGATCCCGGCCTCAAATTCCAAGGCGAAAAGCAGGATTTCGAGGAAATGACCGGCAATCTGATCGACAATGCCTGCAAATGGGCCAAGCGCTCGGTGACCGTCACGGCAAGGCGTTTGAGCGAGGACACACTTTCCGTCATGGTCGACGACGACGGGCCCGGTCTCACGCGGGCCGAGCGCGAGAAGGCCGTACAACGGGGTCAGCGCCTCGATGAGAGCAAGCCGGGGTCGGGTCTTGGCCTGTCCATCGTCGCGGATTTGGCCCATCTCTACAAAGGGCACTTCACGCTGGAGGATGCGCGCGACGGCGGGCTCAGCGCGAGGCTAACTCTTCCAGCGGCTTAA
- a CDS encoding PepSY domain-containing protein translates to MVAAIGIAAFASVAAVAPAYAGCMPLGSAGGLISKNGLIPGKAAVNKAQAKGGGKVIKIVLCQNGNSFVYRATVLSNKGDVKNVTVNAKTGQ, encoded by the coding sequence ATGGTCGCGGCCATTGGCATTGCCGCGTTCGCCAGCGTGGCGGCAGTGGCGCCGGCCTATGCGGGATGCATGCCGTTGGGCTCGGCCGGCGGGCTGATTTCGAAGAACGGGCTGATCCCGGGAAAAGCTGCGGTGAACAAGGCCCAGGCCAAGGGCGGCGGCAAAGTGATCAAGATTGTGCTTTGCCAGAACGGAAACAGTTTTGTCTATCGGGCCACCGTCCTCAGCAACAAGGGTGACGTCAAGAACGTCACGGTGAATGCCAAGACGGGGCAGTAG
- a CDS encoding phage major capsid protein, with the protein MDGVDPGVPATTVLTTTPGGTGDDVALAFEQFLQNFELFKQENDDKIRALQQGMPVDVVTTDKIDRINQALDEQKALVDRLTLKGARPRLSSSPLYASSAGLQHKAAFDGYMRRGETSGLLSLEQKALAISTNDGADGGYLVPSEVEAAVLRGVKEISPLRAIAGNRTVSASVYKKPFSVTGPATGWVAETTTRDETNSPTLAELTFPTMEIYAMPSATQSLLDDSAVNIDEWLAEEIQVAFAQQEGAAFVSGDGNNKPRGFLDYTKVENGSWAWDKIGYVATGNDGAFDASHPSDDLIDFIYTLKSEYRANAHWVMNRATQATIRKFKDADGNYLWQPPERADLSPTLMNYPIAESEDMPDIDTDSFAVAFGDFGRGYLVVDRAGIRVLRDPFSAKPYVLFYTTKRVGGGVQDFDAIKLLKFGTS; encoded by the coding sequence ATGGATGGCGTCGACCCTGGCGTGCCGGCCACGACCGTGTTGACCACGACGCCGGGCGGCACCGGCGACGACGTGGCGCTCGCCTTCGAACAATTCCTGCAGAACTTCGAGCTCTTCAAGCAGGAGAACGACGACAAGATCCGGGCGCTTCAGCAGGGCATGCCCGTCGACGTCGTCACCACCGACAAGATCGACCGCATCAACCAGGCGCTGGACGAGCAGAAGGCGCTTGTGGATCGGCTGACCCTGAAGGGCGCGCGGCCGCGCCTGTCGTCCTCGCCGCTCTATGCATCGAGCGCGGGCCTGCAGCACAAGGCCGCCTTCGACGGGTACATGCGCCGGGGCGAAACGTCGGGGCTTCTGTCGCTCGAGCAGAAGGCCTTGGCGATCAGCACCAATGACGGCGCGGACGGCGGCTATCTGGTGCCGTCGGAGGTCGAGGCCGCAGTGCTTCGCGGCGTGAAGGAGATCTCGCCCCTTCGCGCCATTGCCGGCAACCGCACGGTGAGTGCATCCGTCTACAAGAAGCCGTTCTCCGTCACGGGTCCTGCGACCGGCTGGGTGGCCGAGACCACGACGCGGGACGAGACCAATTCGCCGACGCTGGCCGAGCTGACCTTCCCGACCATGGAGATCTACGCAATGCCGTCGGCAACCCAGAGCCTGCTCGACGACTCTGCGGTCAATATCGACGAATGGCTGGCCGAGGAAATCCAGGTGGCCTTCGCGCAACAGGAAGGCGCGGCCTTCGTGTCCGGCGATGGCAACAACAAGCCCCGCGGCTTTCTCGACTACACCAAGGTCGAGAACGGCTCCTGGGCCTGGGACAAGATCGGCTACGTGGCCACGGGCAATGACGGCGCGTTCGACGCCTCGCACCCGAGCGACGACCTGATCGACTTCATCTACACGCTGAAGTCCGAGTATCGCGCCAACGCCCATTGGGTCATGAACCGCGCCACGCAGGCGACGATCCGCAAGTTCAAGGACGCGGACGGCAACTATCTCTGGCAGCCGCCGGAGCGCGCGGACCTGTCGCCCACGCTGATGAACTATCCGATTGCCGAGAGTGAAGACATGCCCGACATCGACACGGACAGCTTCGCGGTTGCCTTCGGCGACTTCGGCCGCGGCTATCTCGTGGTCGACCGGGCCGGCATTCGCGTGCTGCGCGATCCCTTCTCGGCCAAGCCCTACGTGCTGTTCTACACGACCAAGCGCGTGGGCGGCGGCGTGCAGGACTTCGACGCCATCAAGCTTCTGAAGTTCGGAACGTCTTAG
- the ccmI gene encoding c-type cytochrome biogenesis protein CcmI — protein sequence MLLWVILAALTAVVLSFLLYPLVGGREDVDERDAFDAAVYRDQLDEIEADRARGLIGEAEAEAARLEVARRLLAADEKAADAAEAQSRNALPRAALIVVAACLPLAVLGAYLFYGSPRLPDQPLTARLTDPAKEKDVGVLVARVEARLRAHPEEGAGWDAIAPIYLGGQRYADAAEAYRQAIRILGPSAKRLSGLGQALVLEQKGLVTEPARLALDEAVKRDATLVEPRILLAIAKEQDGNFEGALADWQGLLEVRKDDARWTSMIEDRIARAQARLSGEAPVAEAKPVPQPGPSAADIAAAQSMSPDERQAMVDQMVTRLAARLEENGDDLPGWLRLVRAYTVLGRSDDAKEALARAKKQFAGNEQAIEKLDTLAADLGLTS from the coding sequence GTGCTGCTTTGGGTCATCCTGGCGGCTCTCACCGCCGTCGTCTTGTCCTTCTTGCTGTACCCGCTTGTCGGCGGACGCGAGGACGTGGACGAGCGCGACGCGTTCGATGCCGCGGTCTATCGGGATCAGCTCGATGAGATCGAGGCGGATCGCGCGCGCGGGCTGATCGGCGAGGCGGAGGCCGAGGCCGCGCGGCTGGAAGTCGCCCGCCGGTTGCTCGCGGCCGACGAAAAAGCTGCGGATGCCGCCGAAGCGCAATCGCGCAATGCCTTGCCGCGCGCAGCCCTTATCGTAGTCGCCGCCTGCCTGCCGCTGGCGGTGCTGGGCGCCTATCTCTTCTACGGTTCACCGCGCCTGCCGGACCAGCCTTTGACCGCGCGGCTCACCGATCCCGCCAAGGAAAAAGACGTCGGTGTTCTCGTCGCCCGCGTCGAAGCGCGTCTGCGTGCGCATCCGGAGGAGGGCGCGGGGTGGGATGCGATCGCGCCGATCTATCTCGGCGGCCAGCGCTATGCGGATGCCGCCGAGGCCTATCGTCAGGCCATCCGCATCTTGGGACCGTCGGCGAAACGTCTTTCGGGTCTTGGACAAGCGCTTGTCCTCGAGCAGAAGGGGCTCGTCACCGAGCCCGCGCGCCTTGCCCTCGATGAGGCGGTGAAGCGCGACGCAACCCTGGTCGAGCCGCGCATTCTCCTCGCGATCGCAAAGGAGCAGGACGGCAATTTCGAAGGCGCGCTTGCGGATTGGCAGGGCCTGCTGGAGGTCAGAAAAGACGATGCGCGCTGGACGTCCATGATCGAGGACCGGATCGCGCGCGCGCAAGCCCGACTGTCCGGTGAGGCGCCTGTCGCCGAGGCCAAGCCTGTACCACAGCCGGGACCGTCGGCGGCCGATATCGCCGCCGCGCAGAGCATGAGCCCCGACGAGCGCCAAGCCATGGTCGATCAGATGGTCACGCGGCTCGCGGCGCGGCTCGAGGAGAACGGAGACGATTTGCCCGGCTGGCTCCGTCTGGTGCGGGCGTATACGGTCCTCGGGAGAAGCGATGATGCGAAGGAAGCCTTGGCCCGGGCCAAGAAACAGTTCGCGGGCAATGAGCAAGCGATCGAGAAACTCGACACGCTCGCAGCGGATCTAGGATTGACGTCATGA
- a CDS encoding heme lyase CcmF/NrfE family subunit, protein MIAETGHYALILALGVAIVQMVLPVIGTRLNDPRLAAVSVPAAQIQFLLVCIAFAALTTAYVTSDFSVLNVWQNSHSAKPMLYKISGVWGNHEGSMVLWVLILALFGAAVATFGSNLPRRLQANVLAVQGSIAVAFLLFIVTTSNPFLRVDPAPFDGNGLNPVLQDPALAFHPPFLYAGYVGFSMAFSFAVAALIDGRIDAAWARWVRPWTLAAWMCLTLGIAMGSWWAYYELGWGGFWFWDPVENASFMPWLAGTALLHSALVMEKRDALKVWTVLLAIITFSLSLMGTFLVRSGVLTSVHAFAVDPARGVFILGIMAIFIGGSFALFAWRAPLLSQGGLFAPISREGALVLNNLLLTVACAAVFVGTLYPLALESVTGEKISVGAPFFNLTFVPLIVPLLIAVPFGPLLAWKRGDLLAAAQRLMVAAIVSVAAIIIVLAMHQSGPWLAPLGIGLGLWLIVGAATEIATRSKLFEARWSESWRRMRNLPRAAYGTALAHAGLGVMVLGLVATTAWRSERIEALAPGDTVEIAGYSLAFEGVKERQGPNYSELVGVFQVTRGGEPVTTLIPSKRAYAVEKSATTEAGIHNSWRGDLYLVLGDPLKDGAFSVRVYFNPMVRLIWLGSLLMFFGGGVSLSDRRLRVGAPKRAKAKTGPAVAAGE, encoded by the coding sequence ATGATCGCGGAGACAGGACATTACGCTCTCATTCTCGCGCTCGGCGTCGCCATCGTTCAGATGGTATTGCCGGTCATCGGCACGCGTTTGAATGATCCACGCCTAGCCGCGGTTTCCGTCCCCGCAGCGCAGATCCAGTTTCTGCTCGTCTGCATCGCCTTCGCGGCCCTGACGACCGCGTATGTCACGTCCGACTTTTCGGTCCTGAACGTGTGGCAGAATTCGCATTCGGCCAAGCCGATGCTCTACAAGATCTCGGGCGTGTGGGGGAACCACGAAGGCTCGATGGTCCTGTGGGTCCTGATCCTGGCCCTGTTCGGTGCCGCGGTCGCCACCTTCGGCTCGAATCTTCCCCGCCGGTTGCAGGCGAACGTGCTTGCGGTGCAGGGCTCGATCGCCGTGGCCTTCCTGCTCTTCATCGTCACGACGTCGAATCCATTCCTGCGGGTCGATCCCGCGCCGTTCGACGGCAACGGATTGAACCCTGTCCTGCAGGATCCCGCGCTCGCCTTCCATCCGCCGTTCCTCTACGCGGGCTATGTCGGGTTCTCGATGGCGTTCTCGTTTGCGGTCGCCGCGCTCATCGACGGGCGTATCGATGCGGCCTGGGCGCGCTGGGTGCGGCCGTGGACCCTCGCAGCCTGGATGTGCCTGACGCTCGGGATCGCGATGGGTTCGTGGTGGGCGTATTACGAACTGGGCTGGGGCGGGTTCTGGTTCTGGGACCCGGTCGAGAATGCGTCCTTCATGCCTTGGCTTGCCGGCACCGCGCTGTTGCACTCCGCGCTGGTAATGGAAAAGCGTGACGCGCTGAAGGTCTGGACGGTCCTGTTGGCCATCATCACCTTCTCCTTGAGCCTCATGGGCACGTTCCTGGTGCGGTCGGGCGTGCTGACATCCGTCCACGCCTTCGCGGTGGACCCCGCGCGCGGCGTTTTCATCCTCGGCATCATGGCGATCTTCATCGGCGGGTCGTTCGCGCTGTTCGCCTGGCGCGCGCCGCTTCTGTCGCAAGGCGGATTGTTCGCGCCGATCAGCCGCGAAGGCGCGCTAGTCCTCAACAACCTTCTGCTGACCGTGGCCTGCGCGGCCGTGTTCGTCGGCACGCTCTATCCGCTCGCCTTGGAATCGGTCACCGGCGAGAAGATTTCCGTCGGCGCGCCGTTCTTCAACTTGACCTTCGTGCCGCTGATCGTGCCGCTCCTCATCGCCGTGCCGTTCGGGCCGCTGCTTGCCTGGAAACGCGGGGACCTGCTGGCCGCCGCGCAACGGCTCATGGTCGCGGCCATCGTCAGCGTTGCCGCGATCATCATCGTGCTTGCCATGCACCAAAGCGGGCCGTGGCTCGCGCCGCTTGGGATCGGCCTTGGGTTGTGGCTCATCGTCGGCGCCGCGACTGAAATCGCCACGCGCTCGAAGCTCTTCGAAGCGCGCTGGTCCGAAAGCTGGCGGCGCATGCGCAACCTGCCGCGCGCTGCCTATGGCACGGCGCTCGCTCATGCGGGGCTGGGCGTGATGGTGCTCGGGCTCGTCGCGACGACGGCGTGGCGCAGCGAGCGCATCGAGGCACTGGCGCCCGGTGACACCGTGGAGATCGCCGGCTATTCGCTCGCCTTCGAGGGCGTCAAGGAACGGCAGGGGCCGAACTATTCGGAACTCGTCGGCGTGTTTCAGGTGACGCGGGGCGGGGAGCCCGTCACGACGCTGATCCCCTCCAAGCGGGCCTACGCGGTCGAGAAGAGCGCGACGACGGAAGCCGGTATCCACAATAGCTGGCGTGGCGATCTCTATCTGGTGCTCGGTGATCCGCTGAAGGACGGCGCGTTCAGCGTGCGCGTCTATTTCAATCCGATGGTTCGGCTGATCTGGCTCGGCTCCTTGTTGATGTTCTTCGGCGGTGGCGTCTCGCTGTCTGACCGCCGCTTGCGTGTCGGGGCTCCGAAACGGGCCAAGGCGAAGACAGGGCCGGCCGTGGCGGCGGGCGAGTGA
- a CDS encoding response regulator transcription factor gives MRLLVVEDDPDLNRQLATALGEAGYAVDTAFDGEEGHFLGDTEPYDAVVLDIGLPKKDGLSVLEEWRRDDRKMPVLILTARERWSDKVAGMDAGADDYVAKPFHMEEVLARLRALLRRSAGHASNDLTCGPLVLDTKAARVTVDGQAIKLTSHEYRVLHYLMMQRDRVVSRTELVEHLYEQDFDRDSNTVEVFIGRLRKKLPVDLIKTVRGLGYRLTDNPDGA, from the coding sequence TTGAGGCTACTCGTCGTCGAGGACGATCCAGATCTGAACCGGCAGCTTGCCACCGCGCTTGGCGAGGCAGGCTACGCGGTCGATACCGCTTTCGATGGCGAGGAAGGTCATTTCCTCGGTGACACGGAGCCTTACGACGCCGTCGTCCTGGACATTGGCCTGCCGAAGAAGGACGGGCTTTCCGTGCTCGAAGAATGGCGGCGCGACGACCGCAAGATGCCGGTGCTCATCCTGACCGCCCGCGAACGCTGGAGCGACAAGGTCGCAGGCATGGATGCGGGCGCCGACGACTATGTCGCCAAACCCTTCCACATGGAGGAGGTGCTGGCGCGCTTGCGGGCTCTCCTGCGCCGCTCGGCGGGACATGCCAGCAACGATCTCACCTGCGGACCGCTCGTTCTCGATACGAAAGCGGCACGCGTCACGGTCGATGGGCAAGCCATCAAACTCACCTCGCACGAATATCGCGTGCTGCACTATCTGATGATGCAGCGCGACCGGGTCGTGTCCCGAACCGAACTGGTCGAGCATCTGTATGAGCAGGACTTCGACCGGGATTCGAACACCGTCGAAGTGTTCATCGGACGCTTGCGCAAGAAGCTGCCCGTGGATCTGATCAAGACCGTGCGCGGCCTCGGCTATCGTCTCACGGACAATCCCGACGGGGCCTAG
- a CDS encoding TerB family tellurite resistance protein, with protein MSLWTKLVNFVEGVDEETQLKDLHEEELRIASAALLINAGSIDGKFDSNEKQKVKALLQRRFDLKPDELKQLFQEASAEERDAVDLYRFTKVLCRELDQDGRKRIVEMLWEVVMADGVVDEFESNLVWRVAELIGVSTRDRVVLRKMVEARIAG; from the coding sequence ATGTCGCTTTGGACCAAGCTGGTGAATTTCGTCGAAGGGGTCGACGAGGAGACGCAACTCAAGGATCTCCACGAGGAGGAGCTGCGCATCGCCTCGGCCGCGCTGCTGATCAACGCCGGCAGTATCGACGGCAAGTTCGACAGCAACGAGAAGCAGAAGGTGAAGGCGCTGCTCCAGCGGCGCTTCGACCTCAAGCCCGACGAGCTGAAGCAACTGTTCCAAGAGGCGAGTGCGGAAGAGCGCGACGCGGTGGATCTCTATCGTTTCACCAAGGTGCTGTGCCGCGAGCTCGATCAAGATGGCCGCAAGCGCATCGTCGAGATGCTGTGGGAAGTGGTCATGGCCGACGGTGTCGTGGACGAGTTCGAATCCAATCTCGTCTGGCGCGTCGCCGAGCTGATCGGCGTCTCCACCCGTGACCGCGTGGTCCTGCGCAAGATGGTCGAGGCGCGCATAGCGGGCTGA
- a CDS encoding head-tail connector protein: MRAGFFEGHLMVHVLTAVPAAEPISLAEAKAHLRVDTDDEDTLISSLIVAARMLVERSLGLALITQEWSHFLDAVPQRGCVALPLGPVQSVGAVRLHDGDGGTSTVDAGSYDIDVLSDPARVVLTALVPSAGLRPFNGFEIAFVAGFGDAAADVPQPIRQALLLLVAHWFERREPVELGSGPQGVPAIAAGLLQPYRRVRL; encoded by the coding sequence TTGAGGGCTGGATTCTTCGAAGGACATCTCATGGTGCATGTGTTGACGGCGGTGCCCGCCGCCGAGCCCATCAGCCTGGCCGAGGCCAAGGCGCATCTGCGCGTCGATACGGACGACGAGGACACGCTAATCTCCTCGCTCATCGTCGCGGCGCGGATGCTCGTCGAGCGCTCGCTGGGTCTCGCGCTGATCACGCAAGAGTGGTCGCACTTCCTGGATGCGGTGCCGCAGCGTGGTTGCGTGGCCCTGCCACTCGGGCCGGTGCAGTCGGTGGGCGCGGTGAGGCTGCATGACGGCGACGGCGGCACGTCCACGGTCGATGCGGGAAGTTACGATATCGACGTACTGTCCGATCCTGCCCGCGTCGTGCTGACCGCATTGGTGCCGTCGGCGGGTTTGCGGCCCTTCAACGGGTTCGAGATCGCGTTCGTTGCCGGCTTCGGCGATGCGGCCGCGGATGTCCCGCAGCCGATCCGCCAGGCGCTTCTCCTGCTGGTGGCCCATTGGTTTGAGCGGCGCGAGCCGGTGGAGCTCGGCTCCGGTCCGCAGGGCGTCCCGGCCATCGCGGCGGGGCTGTTGCAACCCTATCGCCGGGTGCGGTTGTGA
- a CDS encoding phage head closure protein, translating to MTAAGDLRHRLTLQEVQRVSDGAGGATTSWADVAHVWAQATPVGGSEGVEAGRLAGKRAYEVMLRYRDGVRPAMRFVFGTRVFEILTAVDVGERRCWLRCLCEERDL from the coding sequence GTGACGGCCGCGGGTGATCTGCGCCACCGTTTGACGCTGCAGGAGGTGCAGCGTGTCAGCGACGGGGCAGGCGGCGCGACGACGAGTTGGGCCGACGTGGCCCATGTGTGGGCGCAAGCGACGCCGGTCGGCGGGTCCGAGGGGGTCGAAGCCGGGCGGCTCGCGGGCAAGCGCGCCTACGAGGTCATGCTGCGCTACCGGGACGGCGTCCGTCCGGCCATGCGCTTTGTCTTCGGCACACGTGTTTTCGAGATCCTGACCGCTGTAGACGTCGGCGAGCGCCGCTGCTGGCTGCGCTGTCTGTGCGAGGAGCGCGACCTGTGA
- the ccmE gene encoding cytochrome c maturation protein CcmE, which produces MTRKQRRGVLIGTCLVVLGVAVGLVLYAMRDSIVFFYSPSDITKMEIGPGQRIRLGGLVETGSVKRDQGTTVHFSVTDGAKVMPVTYTGVLPDLFREGQGVVTEGWVQPDGTFKADNVLAKHDENYMPPEVAAKLKEQGVWREGDAGAANGTGSGKVTTQ; this is translated from the coding sequence ATGACGCGGAAACAGCGCAGAGGTGTTTTGATCGGAACGTGCCTTGTGGTCCTGGGTGTGGCCGTGGGGCTCGTGCTGTACGCCATGCGGGACTCGATCGTTTTCTTCTACAGCCCGAGTGACATCACGAAGATGGAGATCGGACCGGGCCAGCGCATCCGGCTCGGCGGACTCGTGGAAACCGGGAGCGTGAAACGGGACCAGGGCACGACGGTCCATTTCTCCGTGACGGACGGCGCCAAGGTCATGCCCGTGACCTATACCGGCGTGCTGCCGGACCTGTTTCGCGAAGGCCAGGGTGTCGTGACCGAAGGCTGGGTTCAGCCGGATGGAACCTTCAAGGCCGACAACGTGCTCGCCAAGCATGACGAGAACTACATGCCGCCCGAGGTCGCCGCGAAGCTGAAAGAACAAGGTGTCTGGCGGGAGGGCGATGCCGGCGCTGCCAATGGGACCGGCAGTGGGAAGGTGACGACGCAATGA